The Lolium rigidum isolate FL_2022 chromosome 1, APGP_CSIRO_Lrig_0.1, whole genome shotgun sequence region AGACTGATAAGGAGGCTGGCCGTCCTGCTCCGCCTCAGGGGTTCTCCAAGCTCACCGCCTCCGAAGCCGAGAAGGCTATCTCCGGCAACTTGTGCCGTTGTACCGGCTATAGGCCCATCATCGATGCCTGCAAGAGCTTCGCATCTGATGTTGACCTCGAGgacttgggcctcaactccttctgGAAGAAAGGTATAGACCATGCAGATGTTAGCAAGCTTCCGGCGTACATCAGTGGCGCCATCTGCACCTTCCCGGAGTTCCTCAAATCTGAGATCAAGTCTTCAGTAAACCAAATGGACAATGTCCCAATCGAGATATCAGATGACGACGGCTGGTACCATCCTAGGAGCATAGCTGAGTTTCAAGTGCTGTTGAATTCCAACTGGTTTGATGTAAAATCAGTGAAGATTGTGGCTTCAAACACTGGCTCTGGTGTGTACAAGGAGCAAGATCTATATGACAAGTACATCGACATCAAAGGGATTCCAGAGCTTTCAGTCATCAACAGAAGCAGCAAGGGGGTTGAGATCGGAGCAGCTGTGTCCATCTCCAAAGCCATTGATGTTTTCTTGGATGGAAACCTTGTTTTTAGAAAGATCGCTGATCATCTGAACATGGTAGCTACACCATTTGTTCGGAACATGGCCACCGTCGGGGGAAACATAATCATGGCACAAAGGCTGCAGTTTCCGTCAGATATTGCAACCGTTCTTCTGGCTGCAGGTTCAACTGTCACCGTCCAGGTGGCTTCCAAGCGGCTGTGTTTTACATTGGAGGACTTCTTGGAGCAGCCTCCTTGTGATTCTAGAACCCTACTGCTCAACATATTTGTCCCAGATTGGGATTCAGATAATATGACATTTGAGACTTGTAGAGCATCTCCTCGTCCATTCGGCAATGCCGTCTCATATGTCAACTCTGCATTCTTGGCAAGGGTATCAGAGGCTTCATCATCAGGGGAGCTTCTCATTGAGGATATACGCCTGGCATTTGGTGCTTATGGAACCAAGCACGCTATCAAGGCTAGGAATGTTGAGGACTTCCTGAGGGGAAAATCAGTGAGTGCATCTGTAATGCTTGAAGCTATCAAGTTGCTTAAAGATGCTATTTCACCATCAGTAGGAACCACACATCCTGAATACAGAGTTAGCTTGGCAGTCAGTTTCCTGTTCAGTTTCCTGTCTTCCCTTGCTAGCAACCAGAATGAACCGGCAAGGACTGACCGTCTCAATGGGTCTGATACTAATGGAATCATGAACGGTGGTTCTGAGTCCTCATTGGTGAAGCATGTTAAGGTTGACATTGACTGTTTGTCAATTCGCTCAAGGCAGGAACTGGTTTCCACAGAGGAATACAAACCAGTTGGCAAGCCTATCAAGAAAGCTGGTGCAGAGCTACAAGCTTCTGGTATATACTCTCATACAGTTTTCTTAAGCTAATCTAGCTTACAAGTGCTCCACTCAATTATCTTGAACTCTAGCTCTGGGTTAGTAGTGATTGATAGTGTTGATCaatctttgcaacttaatgcttggcacTTAAACTTTTCAGATTTATCGAACTTGTAGTAGTGTTTATGATAATATTTTATTCTGCATTCTTCATAGCAAAATCATTTGATAGTCCTTTCGTTCATCTTTAGTACATTTGGTGGATTAATGCTGAACCATCTGAAAAGCTTTATTCATGCATATTTGGCTTAGATCTTTTTTTGTAGCACTCACCATTCTATCTTAAAGTTAAAACATGCACTTGACACTATTCTTGATTCTTGCACAGGGGAAGCTGTGTACGTTGATGACATCCCTGCTCCGAAGGGTTGCCTCTATGGAGCATTTATCTACAGCACACATCCCCATGCTCGTATAAAAGGTATCAAGTTTAGATCATCTTTGGCTTCACAGAAGGTGATAACGGTTATTGATGCAAAGGACATTCCTAGTGGTGGGGAAAATATTGGATCCACCTTCGCATCATTAGGAGAGGAAGCGGTTTTTGCTGATTCGGTTTCTGAATTTGCTGGTCAAAATATTGGCATTGTGGTACTTCTTAGTTCTTAACCACTTCAACTTTCTTTCTTTCTGATGAAGGTGGTTACGTTAATCCATAATTTTGAGGGATGATTTGAGCTTACTGTAAATTTTTTTTCTTTGCTTATAACTCAGATTGCAGAAACGCAAGAGTATGCCCATATGGCGGTGAAACAAGCTGTCATCGAGTATAGCACCgaaaaccttgagccaccaattcTGACGATAGAGGATGCTGTCCAGCATAACAGCTACTTCCATCCTCCCCCCTTTTTAGCTCCTAAGCCAGTTGGCGATTTCAGCGAAGGAATGTATGAAGCTGATCACAAGATATTATCAGCAGAGGTACATGTCTTCATTTTGTTGAATAGTGTGTACATCCTAAGATTACTGAGAAGAATACTCACATCCAGTGTGTTTGCTTGCACAGGTGAAACTTGAATCCCAGTATTACTTCTACATGGAGATGCAAGCCGCCTTAGCTATTCCTGACGAAGATAACTGTATCACCGTCTACTCCTCGGCGCAAATGCCTGAGGCTACGCAAAGTGTCATTGCAAGGTGCCTTGGCATACCGTTCCATAATGTCCGTGTCATCACAAGAAGAGTTGGAGGTGGCTTTGGTGGGAAGGCGATGAAAGCAATGCATGTACGTGCCACGATTATACAACCAAAATTTACTTAAATATTTTAGTTGGCGCAATCTGATCACGAAATTTTCGGTACATATCAGGTTGCAAGTGCATGTGCAATTGCAGCATTCAAGCTGCGGCGTCCAGTTCGGATGTACCTTGACCGCAAGACAGACATGATCATGGCTGGAGGGCGGCACCCGATGAAGGTGAAGTACTCAGTTGGGTTCAAGTCGGATGGCAGGGTCACAGCCTTGCACCTTGATCTCGGCATCAATGCTGGAATATCACCAGATTACAGCCCAGTTATGCCAAATGCTGTTATAGGGTCTCTGAAGAAGTACAACTGGGGTGCCCTCGCATTTGACATAAAGGTTTGTAAGACGAATGTTTCATCCAAGTCCGCAATGCGTGCTCCCGGTGAAGTGCAGGGTTCCTTCATTGCAGAAACTATCATCGAGCATGTTGCCTCAGCGCTCTCAGCTGACACCAACACCATCAGAAGGAAGAATCTCCATGACTTTGAGAGCCTTAAGGTGTTCTTCGGGGGCAGTGCGGGCGAGGCTTCGACCTATAGCCTTGTCACCATCTTCGATAAGCTGGCCTTGTCACCCGACTACCAGCTCAGGGCTGCGATAGTTGAGCGTTTCAACAGCGGCAGCCGGTGGAAGAAGCGTGGTATTTCTTGCGTGCCAATCACATATGCGGTGactctccggccaactccggggAGGGTGTCCATCTTGAACGATGGTTCCATCGCCGTCGAAGTTGGTGGAGT contains the following coding sequences:
- the LOC124690068 gene encoding indole-3-acetaldehyde oxidase-like; translated protein: MASVRVVLAVNGVRHEAAGADLSMSLIEFLRTRTAVRGPKLGCAEGGCGACVVLISKYDPSTDEVNEFSASSCLTLLGSVNLCAVTTSEGIGNTKDGFHPVQQRLSGFHASQCGFCTPGMCMSIFSALVKTDKEAGRPAPPQGFSKLTASEAEKAISGNLCRCTGYRPIIDACKSFASDVDLEDLGLNSFWKKGIDHADVSKLPAYISGAICTFPEFLKSEIKSSVNQMDNVPIEISDDDGWYHPRSIAEFQVLLNSNWFDVKSVKIVASNTGSGVYKEQDLYDKYIDIKGIPELSVINRSSKGVEIGAAVSISKAIDVFLDGNLVFRKIADHLNMVATPFVRNMATVGGNIIMAQRLQFPSDIATVLLAAGSTVTVQVASKRLCFTLEDFLEQPPCDSRTLLLNIFVPDWDSDNMTFETCRASPRPFGNAVSYVNSAFLARVSEASSSGELLIEDIRLAFGAYGTKHAIKARNVEDFLRGKSVSASVMLEAIKLLKDAISPSVGTTHPEYRVSLAVSFLFSFLSSLASNQNEPARTDRLNGSDTNGIMNGGSESSLVKHVKVDIDCLSIRSRQELVSTEEYKPVGKPIKKAGAELQASGEAVYVDDIPAPKGCLYGAFIYSTHPHARIKGIKFRSSLASQKVITVIDAKDIPSGGENIGSTFASLGEEAVFADSVSEFAGQNIGIVIAETQEYAHMAVKQAVIEYSTENLEPPILTIEDAVQHNSYFHPPPFLAPKPVGDFSEGMYEADHKILSAEVKLESQYYFYMEMQAALAIPDEDNCITVYSSAQMPEATQSVIARCLGIPFHNVRVITRRVGGGFGGKAMKAMHVASACAIAAFKLRRPVRMYLDRKTDMIMAGGRHPMKVKYSVGFKSDGRVTALHLDLGINAGISPDYSPVMPNAVIGSLKKYNWGALAFDIKVCKTNVSSKSAMRAPGEVQGSFIAETIIEHVASALSADTNTIRRKNLHDFESLKVFFGGSAGEASTYSLVTIFDKLALSPDYQLRAAIVERFNSGSRWKKRGISCVPITYAVTLRPTPGRVSILNDGSIAVEVGGVEIGQGLWTKVKQMTAFVLGQLCPDGGKGLLDKVRVIQADSLSMIQGGWTAGSTTSETSCEAVRQSCAALVERLKPIKEDLEAKSGMVAWSSLIAQATMASVNLSAQAYWTPDPTTASYLNYGAAVSEVEVDVLTGATTILRSDLVYDCGQSLNPAVDLGQVEGAFVQGIGFFTNEEYTTNSDGLVINNGTWTYKIPTVDTIPKQFNVELYNSPRNQKHVLSSKASGEPPLLLASSVHCAMREAIRAARKEFSVCTGQANSPITFQMDVPATMVAVKELCGLDVVEKHLESLLAAKA